The nucleotide window AAATTATGGGTATTATCAATATATAGTCGTTTTTCGTTATTTTATGGAGATTAAAAGAGTTCCTAATAATTAAAAGAGGAATAAAAATTTTTAAGTTTAAAAAAACGGGTATAATCCTGATTTGTATTGGGGTTATTGCTCTTTAATACATCTGTAAAAAATAGTTCTGTAAATAATTAAATTCTGTACATAATAAATAAGTGTAATTCTTACCATAATTTACTTAGAGAATCATTCAGTATTAGATTTATTTAAGAATATTTCATGTTAACAGATGGGCTTGTTGGGGTTATAGAAATGATCAAAAAAGACAAACTGGTAGAAAGAATAGAAGAAACAGAACTGGAAAGGGCACAGATTGGGAAGGATGTGTGGGAGAAACATATCTATCTAGAAAAGGATAAAGTTCTCATTGTTGGTTATGAGGAAGAAGAATCATTTGATGAACAAACCCCGGGGAAAGAAATAATTAAAAATTACTACTGGTATTGGGAGATCAGGGATGCAGGAAGCTGGGAAGTCTTATTCGATAATCATGATAAAGAGTTCAATTTTTGCGAATCAGTGATCGGAGAGTATACTGACCAGGATCGGGTGGAAGACATGGTGGGAGATATTGAAGAAGAAGATGTTTGCACCTGGAGTGAACAGGACTGGATTGAAGATATTTCCCAGGACATAGCAGATGAGGCAATTGAGTGGTTAGAAACCATTAAAAAATGAGTTCATTGTATGAATTTATTTATTATGCCCATTAATTTAGTTAACCCACCAATAAAACGGTTAAACGCACTAAAAAGGTTAAACGCACTAAAAATCAATTCAAATTAAAAACTAAAATTCCCACTAAATTACTCAATTTGTTACTAAATTACCAAGAGAAAGGGTAATATAACACGGATTACTTCAAAAAAAAGATTAAATCGTTGAAAAAAAAGAGAAAAAATTGATTAATTATTTTTACTCTTCAATTTCTTCAACTGGCCTGTTTTTAACAGATTCTGTCTTTATTAAGGATCCTAAGACTCCACCAACTGCTGCCACTACTATTTGAAGTATTAAATTCATGACAGAGTAGAGTAGTATGCTGCTTATGTAATCCCCGTATCCTAAGGAGTAATAATAGATTATTAAAAAGACATTAACTATTAATCCACCAATTAATCCTAAAATGGCCCCATTTATGGCCCCGTTTTTTTCACTTTCATTGATCATGAATCCAACTATAAGTCCTGCCAGTAAAAATGAAGGCAACAGTATGCTTACACTTGAAATCAAATCTGAAATCACATAAAGTGTTACCACTAAGACAATTCCGATTATAATTGGTCTCCATTTCACGATTTCTTTAATCAAACTATCCACTCCTGATTTTAAGATATTTTTACAGTTTATAATCCTCAAAAAAAATTGGGATGGGATTTTTTTACAATCTCAAATCCCTAAACATATTTAATGAGGTGATATTACCGTGACCATTAGATTTATTCAGAATATTCATCTTTAATCCATTTTGAATTTCCGAATTTTTCCAATTAACAATTCCACAGCTATTGTTTTATGAAGAGTGTTTAAATATTTATTCCAAACTTTCTACCAATTTCTACCAAATTGCCCCCAACTCAAGTCAAAAAAAATAACAAATTACATCACTCCTTAAAACAAATTAATAATGTAAAGAGGAAGTCCATTCAGGATTTTATTATTTTTTTTCACGTTTTTTCATGATTATGAAATATATAATCACTAATACAATAATTACAGTGATAATATTACCTATATACGATATTTTGTCTTCTAACACCTGGTAAATGTTTCCAAAGAACCATGCCAGCAGCCCCCATCCCAATATCTGGACTGCAGAACCCAGGAATGTGGTGATAATATATTTTTTTAGGTCGTACCGAATTATACCACAGAAAAGATTGATGGCTATGCTGGGAATTACTGGAAAACAACGGGCCAGGAACATGAATATATCATCATAGCGGCTCTCTTTGAACTTATTTTCCACACCTTCCACATCTTTAACAGAAACTCCAAGATATTTGCTGGTTCGTTCTATGAAAGGTTTTCCCAGTTTATAGGCCAGAGCATAATAAACAAATGAACCTAAAGTAATCCCCAGAGAAGCAGGGATCACAATTTTCACAATTAAAGTCCCCAGTGCAGCTATTGAAAAGCTAGTTCCCTTCAGGAGGATGAAGGTCGAACTTACGACTATTAAACTAGCAGGAATGGGCACAATTATTTGTTCCAGGATACATCCTAAAAAAACGGTCCAGGACACGTTAATCAGGATAAATGATTCCAGGCTGTTAATTATTTCCGAAAACATAAGACCCTCTAATATCTACCTTGATTTAAAATTCATTTTAGATTAACAAATTTAAAGTCAAATCAATATTTCATATATCAATTTTTTAGTCATTGATTAAATCTTATTCTTTGTCCAATCATTATTCCCCTTAGTTATAAAGATGGTGATCAGTCCGTCCATTATGTAAAGATATTAAATAAACACCATTACGGTAAAATTGATTAGTACCTCCATTACGGTGAAGATACTGAATAAGTACCACCATTACGTAAAGAGACTACTCCCATTATGGTAAAGGTGCTTAATCAGTATTCCCTTTATGATAAAGGATAAGTATGCCCACAAACATTAAAATACCAAATAGGAGTTGAGTGTCCTTTAAGGGTTCCCCTAGAATAATAAAAGCAGTTATGGCCCCAAAAATGGCACTGGTGGAGAAGATGGATCCGGTTCGGGTTGATCCAATTTCACGTATTGCAATGTAGATCAAAATTATTGCAAAACTCATGCAGCCCCATCCAATTAAAAGCAATAACGGAATCATATTTATGGGGAGCTTGAAACTTAATCCAAGGAAAATACTTATTATAAAAAGTATTGACCCACCAATCCCACATTTAAGACCTGTGAGAAAGAATATATCCCGTTTATTGCTTAAAAATTTGGTTAAAGTCGTATCCATCGCCCAGAAGAAGGATGCTGAAACCACCAGGAGGCTCCCCACTAAATTCTGGTCAAATGAGATGTTCTGCAGGTTATTGGTACTCAAAAAAATTGCTCCTACCATCAAAAAAGCAAATCCAAGTATATCTTTGACCTTAACCTGCTCTTTCAGGAAGAATATACCCAGAATAATGATGAACAGTATTTCAACATTGGTTAAAAGAGCAGCGTTAACTGCGGTTATCTGGTTTAAACCAGTTAAATATAGTGCAGGGGCGATAACGGCACCAAATAGTGCGGTTAAGAATAGGGTCAGGTAATTTCTTCGTGAAATATGAATCTCGACCTTGCTTTCACGGTGAATGATTTCCAGTATATGATGATGTAAAGGTGAAATTCTTATTAAAAATAGCAATGCACTTGCCAAGAGGTAAACCATTGCTGCCAGAGCCAGAGGATGTAAATAACCCAGTAGTATTTTATCTAAGGAGAACCAGACCCCAAAGAGTAATGCTACCATTATTGCACACAGATATCCCCAGAAGCGATTCACTCACACACCACTTTAGATTTAAGTAAAGATTTAGTAAATGTAGGCATTTAATTAGATAGATATCTAGACTTATTGGAAGTATCTTATAAGTTCTACTTGTTCTGATTTTATAAATGATTTTATAAAAGATTACACTTCAAAAATAAAGATTAAATTGTAAAATAGAGATTAGATAGTAAAACTACATATTACATAGTAAAAATAGAGATTAAATTGTAAAACTAAATATTGGATAGTAAAAATAAAATCACACTGTGAGACCACATATAAAAAGAAGTAGTTGTAATTTATGGGAAGTATTGAGGTTTAAATCATGAAAACTGCTTATTTGCTGGTATTTGATGGTTTATCTGACTGGGAACCGGGCCTTGTAGTAGCTGAAATAAACAAATCCGATGAGTATCAGGTTAAAACTGTTGGTTTCAACAGGGAGGTTGTAGTCACCATGGGTGGAATTTCCATAGTGCCTGATTGCACCATCAATGAGATTAGCTTCACTGATGCAGCAATTTTAATACTACCCGGGGGAGAAATGTGGGAAAATGATCCATTAAATGACTTGGTCCCTGTGGTAGGAAAATTCATTGGTCTTAAGATACCAGTTGCTGCTATATGCGGACCCACTGTCTTTTTAGCCCGCCATGGATTGGTTGAAAACAAATCCCATACCAGTAACGGTAGCAAATACCTTAAAAATTTAATTGGAGAATACCCTGGAAGTGAACTATATCTTAACCAGCCCTCTGTTTCCAGTAATGGGTTGATAACTGCCAATGGGATAGCTTCTGTGGAATTTGCCCGGGACATACTGGGGGAACTGAGTATTTACAATTCCGAAACCCTTGAAAGCTGGTACAATTTTTTTAATACACCCTGGTTGGATGATTAAGATTCATGGCTTTAATTTAATACGTGGAACCCCTCTAATTCATAATTACCATTAATTCCGAGATTCCAATTAATTTATAATTACATTAATCTGGTTTTCCAACTAACTCCTAATTACCATCTAATTTAAGGTTCCAACTAATTTCTAATTACCATCTAATTCTGGTTTCCACATCTATTCATAATTATCCTTTATTTATTTAGGATCATCCAATCCCCATTTCTTTCTGAATTTTAATTTCTGCTCGGCATTCATCCAGTGACTTCCATCACAGTAGGGTTTGTTATCGGATTTACCGCACCGACAGAGTGTAACCCGGTTACGGGACTCATACATAGTTCCATCAGCAGATTCTATAGGTATTCCACCCCTCACCCAGATTGGTCCCTGGCATTTCTTCTGTTCATCACGAACCAGTACAATAGATGGTTCAAAGTCCTTTTCAAATGGTTTCCCAGTTTTTATGTCCCATAATACCAATCTACCAGATGGACATATCATGGCTTCTTCAATTGCGGTTTGTTTGGCTTCAGGATCATCAGATTTCTCGATTAAATTCCTGATTCCCCCTGATCTCATACAGAAACGGGAGTGGTCACAGAATTCATGTGCATCGGTTAACCTTAGCTCAGGGCCTTCAAATATCTCAGCTTTTTCAATATATGGTTTTCTACTGGCAGTTTCAGTACCGTCAAAATCAGTATCATTATGTGTGTCATCACAGTAGGGTTTATTCTTAGATTTCCCACACCGACAGAGAGTATAAGTATCTTGTAGAGGAAATTCTTTTTCATCAACTAAGTCTTTAGTGTGACCCGCTTCATCAGTGATTATTATTTGTTCATATAGAGGAACACCACCGGAAACAATATATGGGCCATTTTTAACGATTTTAATCTTCATTTTGTTTTTCAACTGATTATTTTCAACCATTAAAAACCCTTCCCTCGTGAATTATTATTTATGTTATTGAATT belongs to uncultured Methanobacterium sp. and includes:
- a CDS encoding DUF5518 domain-containing protein: MIKEIVKWRPIIIGIVLVVTLYVISDLISSVSILLPSFLLAGLIVGFMINESEKNGAINGAILGLIGGLIVNVFLIIYYYSLGYGDYISSILLYSVMNLILQIVVAAVGGVLGSLIKTESVKNRPVEEIEE
- a CDS encoding VTT domain-containing protein; the protein is MFSEIINSLESFILINVSWTVFLGCILEQIIVPIPASLIVVSSTFILLKGTSFSIAALGTLIVKIVIPASLGITLGSFVYYALAYKLGKPFIERTSKYLGVSVKDVEGVENKFKESRYDDIFMFLARCFPVIPSIAINLFCGIIRYDLKKYIITTFLGSAVQILGWGLLAWFFGNIYQVLEDKISYIGNIITVIIVLVIIYFIIMKKREKK
- a CDS encoding DMT family transporter yields the protein MNRFWGYLCAIMVALLFGVWFSLDKILLGYLHPLALAAMVYLLASALLFLIRISPLHHHILEIIHRESKVEIHISRRNYLTLFLTALFGAVIAPALYLTGLNQITAVNAALLTNVEILFIIILGIFFLKEQVKVKDILGFAFLMVGAIFLSTNNLQNISFDQNLVGSLLVVSASFFWAMDTTLTKFLSNKRDIFFLTGLKCGIGGSILFIISIFLGLSFKLPINMIPLLLLIGWGCMSFAIILIYIAIREIGSTRTGSIFSTSAIFGAITAFIILGEPLKDTQLLFGILMFVGILILYHKGNTD
- a CDS encoding DJ-1/PfpI family protein, giving the protein MKTAYLLVFDGLSDWEPGLVVAEINKSDEYQVKTVGFNREVVVTMGGISIVPDCTINEISFTDAAILILPGGEMWENDPLNDLVPVVGKFIGLKIPVAAICGPTVFLARHGLVENKSHTSNGSKYLKNLIGEYPGSELYLNQPSVSSNGLITANGIASVEFARDILGELSIYNSETLESWYNFFNTPWLDD
- a CDS encoding CDGSH iron-sulfur domain-containing protein, yielding MVENNQLKNKMKIKIVKNGPYIVSGGVPLYEQIIITDEAGHTKDLVDEKEFPLQDTYTLCRCGKSKNKPYCDDTHNDTDFDGTETASRKPYIEKAEIFEGPELRLTDAHEFCDHSRFCMRSGGIRNLIEKSDDPEAKQTAIEEAMICPSGRLVLWDIKTGKPFEKDFEPSIVLVRDEQKKCQGPIWVRGGIPIESADGTMYESRNRVTLCRCGKSDNKPYCDGSHWMNAEQKLKFRKKWGLDDPK